Proteins encoded in a region of the Saccharothrix ecbatanensis genome:
- a CDS encoding LacI family DNA-binding transcriptional regulator produces MNDVARMAGVSIKTVSRVVNDEAGVHPATAERVLAAIDQLGFRRNLSARNLRRGSSTGTIGLVLEDVGNPFYSGVTRAVEEIARLRGRQVITGSSDEDPVRERELSLEFCSRRVDGLLVVPAGLQHGYLVPEMRAGTPVVFLDRPAGDVVADTVLVDNIGGTVEAVAHLASFGHRRIAFLGDAPDIFTANERLRGYREGCLRAGLSYHESLVVMGPHDAESVRAALHGLRNAAEPATAVVTGNNRITVHAVRALAGCPARPALVGFDDFELADLLSPPVTVIAHDASALGKAAADLLFARLDGDASPPRRVVLPVRLVARGSGEVQV; encoded by the coding sequence ATGAACGACGTGGCGCGGATGGCGGGCGTCAGCATCAAGACGGTCTCCCGCGTGGTCAACGACGAGGCGGGCGTGCACCCGGCCACCGCCGAGCGGGTGCTCGCGGCGATCGACCAACTGGGGTTCCGGCGCAACCTGAGCGCACGCAACCTGCGGCGCGGGTCGTCCACCGGCACTATCGGCCTCGTGCTCGAAGACGTCGGCAACCCGTTCTACTCCGGTGTCACGCGCGCCGTCGAGGAGATCGCACGGCTGCGCGGGCGGCAGGTCATCACGGGATCGTCCGATGAGGACCCGGTGCGGGAACGCGAGCTGTCGCTGGAGTTCTGCTCGCGGCGGGTGGACGGGCTGCTGGTCGTGCCGGCCGGATTGCAGCACGGGTACCTGGTGCCGGAGATGCGGGCGGGCACGCCGGTGGTGTTCCTGGACCGGCCGGCCGGTGACGTGGTGGCGGACACCGTGCTGGTGGACAACATCGGCGGCACCGTCGAGGCGGTCGCGCACCTGGCGTCGTTCGGGCACCGGCGGATCGCGTTCCTCGGTGACGCGCCGGACATCTTCACCGCCAACGAACGCCTGCGCGGCTACCGCGAGGGCTGCTTGCGTGCCGGTCTCAGCTATCACGAGTCGCTGGTGGTCATGGGGCCGCACGACGCGGAGTCGGTGCGCGCGGCGTTGCACGGCCTCCGGAACGCCGCCGAACCCGCGACCGCGGTGGTGACGGGGAACAACCGGATCACCGTGCACGCGGTGCGCGCGCTGGCCGGGTGCCCCGCGCGTCCCGCCCTCGTGGGCTTCGACGACTTCGAACTGGCCGACCTGCTGTCGCCGCCGGTGACCGTGATCGCGCACGACGCGAGCGCGCTCGGCAAGGCAGCGGCGGACCTGCTCTTCGCCCGGCTGGACGGCGACGCCTCCCCACCGCGCCGCGTCGTCCTGCCGGTCCGTTTGGTGGCCCGTGGATCAGGAGAGGTTCAAGTATGA